The following coding sequences lie in one Myxococcales bacterium genomic window:
- a CDS encoding four helix bundle protein, giving the protein MSWPSSIARTGRGRQLRRCSASVGLNLAEGMYSRGRNRAAKYHVALGSAREMLACLELADAFGYVAPLDDEMRGTFNRIIGSLVRLVERAG; this is encoded by the coding sequence GTGTCATGGCCGTCATCGATCGCAAGGACCGGGCGCGGGCGGCAGCTGCGGCGCTGCTCCGCCAGCGTTGGTTTGAACTTGGCCGAGGGCATGTACTCGAGGGGGCGCAATCGCGCCGCGAAGTACCACGTCGCACTCGGGTCAGCGCGGGAGATGCTCGCGTGCCTAGAGCTCGCCGATGCATTCGGCTACGTCGCACCGCTCGACGACGAGATGCGCGGGACGTTCAATCGCATCATTGGGTCGCTCGTGCGGTTGGTGGAGCGGGCGGGGTGA
- a CDS encoding sigma 54-dependent Fis family transcriptional regulator, whose product MSEGPTRARPLPTVVRYAKVRATVTRGPNKGLYFESAGTQIRIGTAAENDLVLTDDTVSRRHAEMQPTPLGMRVRDVESTNGIVLGGVRLKDGFVTGDFQIALGETWIAVQWLGETVDREQVQTDRFGDVLGRAPSMRELFADLERIAPSEVSLLIEGETGTGKDLIAESVHAESARSSGPFVVFDCGAVAPTMVESELFGHERGAFTGAHATHLGVFEQANGGTLFIDEIGELPLELQPKLLRALEKREIRRVGGRSTIGVDVRIIAATNRNLRSEIQQNRFRQDLYFRLATTHAAVPPLRDRMEDLELLVEWFLSLESPPRRLADVPAHVWEMFKAHRWPGNVRELRNAVQRLTVTPDRPLHHDQMQSAPGPAGGVPARSWFVDGSVVPLRVARREAGDDFELAYLEFVLQRSGGNVTRAAALSEVSRQMMQKLMRKHGMGEGR is encoded by the coding sequence ATGAGCGAAGGCCCCACTCGCGCCCGGCCACTGCCGACGGTCGTTCGATACGCAAAGGTGCGGGCGACCGTGACGCGGGGCCCAAACAAGGGCCTCTACTTCGAGAGCGCCGGCACGCAGATCCGCATCGGCACCGCCGCCGAAAACGATCTGGTGCTGACCGACGACACCGTCTCGCGCCGCCACGCGGAGATGCAGCCGACACCACTCGGAATGCGCGTGCGCGACGTCGAGAGCACGAACGGCATCGTGCTGGGTGGCGTGCGCCTGAAAGACGGGTTCGTGACGGGCGACTTTCAGATCGCCCTCGGCGAGACCTGGATCGCCGTGCAGTGGCTGGGCGAGACCGTCGACCGTGAACAAGTCCAGACGGACCGCTTCGGCGACGTGCTCGGCCGCGCGCCCAGCATGCGCGAGCTGTTCGCGGATCTCGAGCGCATCGCACCGAGCGAGGTCTCGCTGCTGATCGAGGGTGAGACCGGCACGGGCAAAGATCTGATCGCGGAGAGCGTGCACGCGGAGAGCGCGCGCTCGAGCGGGCCGTTCGTGGTGTTCGACTGCGGCGCCGTCGCCCCGACCATGGTGGAGAGCGAGCTGTTCGGACACGAACGCGGGGCGTTCACCGGCGCCCATGCGACGCACCTGGGTGTGTTCGAACAAGCCAACGGTGGCACGCTGTTCATCGACGAGATCGGGGAGCTGCCGCTGGAGCTCCAGCCGAAGTTGCTGCGGGCGCTGGAGAAGCGCGAGATCCGGCGCGTCGGCGGCCGCTCGACCATCGGCGTGGACGTGCGCATCATCGCCGCCACGAACCGCAACCTGCGCTCCGAGATCCAGCAGAACCGCTTCCGTCAGGATCTGTACTTCCGCCTGGCAACCACCCACGCAGCGGTGCCCCCGCTGCGCGACCGCATGGAAGATCTCGAGCTCCTGGTCGAGTGGTTCCTGAGCCTGGAGAGCCCCCCGCGTCGGCTCGCGGACGTGCCGGCTCACGTATGGGAGATGTTCAAGGCGCATCGCTGGCCCGGCAACGTGCGCGAGCTGCGCAACGCCGTGCAGCGGCTGACCGTGACGCCGGACCGCCCGCTTCACCATGATCAGATGCAGAGCGCACCGGGGCCGGCGGGCGGAGTGCCGGCGCGAAGCTGGTTCGTCGACGGCTCGGTCGTTCCGCTGCGTGTGGCTCGGCGTGAGGCGGGGGACGACTTCGAGCTCGCGTACCTGGAATTCGTGCTGCAGCGCTCGGGCGGCAACGTGACCCGGGCCGCCGCGCTGTCCGAGGTTTCGCGACAGATGATGCAGAAGCTCATGCGCAAACACGGCATGGGCGAAGGGCGCTGA
- a CDS encoding protein kinase — protein sequence MSETGPVMDLTVLGEIASGGMGAVELARLADRDGERFVAVKRMHPEYSRDTEFVRMFRDEIWLTGALSHPNVVGLVGFGEDNDGPYLVMEYVDGVALARIALTGRRADEPIPVELVAYAAARAAEGLHAAHILAGEDGRPLDIVHRDVTPSNILVGFDGSVKLTDFGIAKATGKSSHTRTGIIKGKIGYMSPEYAARKPVDGRADLYSLGIVMFELITGKLPFAAKGDLELLKLVAYANTPPLASLKEDVDPELAAIVDHLLVKDPGARLPDGAAVAAALDAWLAARGKDTSTLRQELSDYATRHAGTTRKKLASMLEDDASTVPGDADAPKRPRFETRTFTLFKRPKLRAPRESRPEPDDRPRTRRVAVSGYPPPPSDAPGIPALASGRGVHAARAHSSDDASVDAGARVSHAPPPVTSTSRHSSAVVGGVIVGSVAALVLVIASVLATSREPQSRDEPEPSQAIGATEPALPVSATEEPTQVSALAPEAPTSAASADFSAPGATASAAPKPAKSKPSPQAGKPKPSPGKVTGTNKGTKPCTPDSFDYPGCLKR from the coding sequence ATGTCCGAGACGGGCCCCGTGATGGATCTCACCGTCCTCGGTGAGATCGCCAGCGGTGGCATGGGGGCCGTCGAGCTGGCGCGCCTCGCCGATCGGGACGGCGAGCGCTTCGTCGCGGTCAAGCGCATGCACCCGGAGTACTCGCGCGACACCGAGTTCGTCCGGATGTTTCGCGACGAGATCTGGCTGACCGGCGCACTCAGCCACCCGAACGTCGTGGGCCTGGTGGGTTTTGGCGAGGACAACGACGGCCCGTACCTGGTGATGGAATACGTGGACGGTGTGGCGCTCGCTCGCATCGCGCTGACCGGTCGCCGCGCCGATGAGCCAATCCCCGTCGAGCTCGTTGCGTACGCCGCCGCGCGAGCCGCCGAGGGCCTGCACGCCGCGCACATCCTCGCGGGCGAAGACGGCCGCCCCCTCGACATCGTCCACCGCGACGTCACACCCAGCAACATCCTGGTCGGCTTCGACGGCAGCGTGAAGCTCACCGATTTCGGCATCGCCAAGGCGACCGGAAAGAGCTCCCACACCCGCACCGGGATCATCAAGGGCAAGATCGGCTACATGTCGCCGGAGTACGCGGCGCGCAAACCCGTGGACGGACGCGCCGATCTCTACTCGCTCGGCATCGTCATGTTCGAGCTGATCACGGGGAAATTGCCGTTTGCGGCCAAGGGGGATCTGGAGCTGTTGAAGCTGGTGGCTTACGCCAACACTCCGCCGCTCGCGTCGCTGAAAGAGGACGTGGATCCGGAGCTCGCGGCGATCGTGGATCACTTGCTGGTGAAGGACCCTGGGGCGCGCCTCCCGGACGGGGCCGCGGTCGCCGCCGCGCTCGACGCTTGGCTCGCGGCTCGGGGCAAGGACACGAGCACGCTTCGGCAGGAGCTGTCGGACTACGCGACTCGGCACGCGGGCACGACCCGCAAGAAGCTGGCCTCGATGCTGGAGGACGACGCGAGCACCGTGCCGGGGGATGCCGATGCACCAAAGCGCCCGCGCTTCGAGACGCGGACGTTCACCCTGTTCAAGCGCCCGAAGTTGCGCGCGCCCCGCGAGTCGAGACCCGAGCCCGACGATCGACCGCGCACACGCCGTGTCGCCGTATCGGGTTATCCGCCGCCTCCTTCGGACGCACCGGGGATCCCGGCGCTGGCCAGCGGTCGTGGGGTTCATGCCGCTCGGGCGCACTCGAGCGACGACGCGAGTGTCGATGCCGGCGCACGGGTCTCGCACGCACCGCCACCGGTCACCTCGACGAGTCGCCACTCCTCCGCGGTCGTCGGCGGTGTGATCGTGGGCAGCGTGGCCGCCCTCGTGCTCGTCATCGCATCCGTGCTGGCAACGTCGAGGGAGCCCCAGTCTCGGGACGAACCCGAGCCGTCCCAGGCCATCGGCGCCACGGAGCCGGCGCTCCCGGTCAGCGCGACCGAAGAGCCGACTCAGGTTTCCGCGCTCGCCCCCGAAGCGCCGACCTCGGCCGCTTCGGCGGACTTTTCAGCCCCGGGGGCTACCGCCTCCGCAGCGCCGAAGCCCGCGAAGTCCAAGCCGTCGCCGCAAGCTGGTAAGCCCAAGCCGTCCCCCGGTAAAGTGACGGGGACCAACAAAGGGACCAAACCCTGTACACCCGACAGCTTCGACTACCCGGGGTGTCTCAAGCGCTGA
- a CDS encoding AEC family transporter — translation MANLLLVLVCLVAGALARMSGRLPASTPEVLTRVVIDLALPALTLVTLQKLSLGPGGLTELGAALATPVLIFAVAWLLLGLAGRVLGWSRKVTACLLLTAGLANTSFVGFPLIEALYGPAGLARAILVDQGQFLVLATAGIVTAGWGRGEARPSVTALLRRLIAFPPFVAFVLAVALRGTTFPPFLTALLEKLAQLVVPLALLAVGWQLRVDMRGLRKHARPLGLGLVVRLFVAPLIVMLVFRRVLGMSGLVADVAITEAAMAPMITGAILAMESELEPRLATLMVGVGVPLSLVTVPAWAWVLGLP, via the coding sequence GTGGCCAACCTGCTCCTGGTCCTCGTGTGCCTGGTGGCAGGCGCGCTCGCGAGAATGAGCGGGCGCCTTCCGGCCAGCACACCCGAGGTGCTGACGCGCGTGGTGATCGATCTCGCACTGCCGGCGCTCACGCTGGTCACGCTGCAGAAGCTCTCCCTCGGCCCAGGCGGTCTGACGGAGCTGGGCGCCGCGCTCGCGACACCCGTGTTGATCTTCGCGGTCGCGTGGCTGTTGCTCGGCTTGGCCGGGCGTGTACTCGGTTGGTCGCGCAAGGTGACCGCGTGTCTGCTGCTCACGGCGGGTCTCGCCAACACTTCGTTCGTCGGCTTTCCGCTGATCGAGGCGCTGTATGGACCGGCGGGACTGGCGCGGGCCATCCTGGTCGATCAGGGGCAGTTCCTGGTGCTCGCGACCGCTGGCATCGTGACCGCAGGTTGGGGAAGAGGAGAAGCGCGCCCGAGCGTCACAGCGCTGCTCCGCCGCCTGATCGCCTTTCCGCCGTTCGTGGCCTTCGTGCTCGCCGTTGCCCTGCGCGGCACGACCTTCCCACCGTTCCTGACCGCCCTGCTCGAAAAACTCGCGCAGCTGGTGGTCCCGCTCGCGCTCCTGGCGGTCGGTTGGCAACTCCGTGTCGACATGCGCGGGCTTCGCAAACACGCGCGTCCGCTCGGGCTTGGGCTCGTGGTGCGTTTGTTCGTTGCACCGCTGATCGTGATGCTCGTCTTCAGGCGTGTTCTGGGCATGTCGGGGCTCGTCGCGGACGTTGCGATCACGGAGGCCGCGATGGCGCCGATGATCACCGGCGCCATCTTGGCCATGGAATCGGAGCTGGAACCCCGGCTCGCCACCCTGATGGTCGGCGTCGGGGTTCCGCTCTCGCTCGTGACGGTGCCCGCGTGGGCCTGGGTGCTCGGCCTGCCGTAG
- a CDS encoding 3-phosphoglycerate dehydrogenase yields the protein MSKHVVLATEKPFAAAARDQILAILKQAKYEAVALEKYSGKAPLVEAAKNADALIIRSDIVDKEVLAGASKLALVVRAGAGYDNVDIKTAKERGVAVMNTPGQNANAVAELVAGMMVMVARNLYDGTTGTELKGKTLGLHAFGAVGRAVAGIAKGFGMTVSAFDPFVGPEAMTALGVEPAASVEALYERCQYVSLHIPATTETKGSIGKARLLAMPKGATLINTARKEVINEPELLAVFEERPDFRYVSDIAPAAETLATLKEKYAARHYVTPVKLGAQTGEANVNAGLAAARQIVAFFENGERRFVVNP from the coding sequence GTGTCCAAACATGTCGTTCTCGCCACCGAGAAACCGTTCGCAGCCGCAGCACGCGACCAGATCCTCGCGATCTTGAAGCAGGCCAAATACGAGGCGGTCGCCCTGGAAAAATACTCCGGGAAGGCGCCGTTGGTCGAAGCCGCGAAGAACGCGGACGCGCTGATCATCCGCAGTGACATCGTGGACAAAGAGGTGCTGGCGGGGGCCAGCAAGCTCGCGCTCGTGGTGCGCGCAGGTGCCGGCTACGACAACGTCGACATCAAGACCGCGAAGGAGCGCGGCGTCGCCGTCATGAACACGCCGGGCCAGAACGCCAACGCCGTCGCCGAGCTGGTGGCGGGCATGATGGTGATGGTCGCGCGCAACCTGTACGACGGCACCACGGGCACCGAGCTCAAGGGCAAGACCCTCGGGCTGCATGCCTTCGGCGCGGTGGGACGTGCGGTGGCGGGTATCGCCAAGGGTTTCGGGATGACGGTGTCGGCGTTCGATCCGTTCGTTGGTCCCGAGGCAATGACCGCGCTGGGGGTCGAACCGGCGGCATCGGTGGAGGCGCTGTACGAGCGCTGCCAGTACGTGTCGCTGCACATCCCTGCCACGACCGAGACCAAGGGCTCAATCGGCAAGGCCCGATTGCTCGCCATGCCGAAGGGCGCAACGCTGATCAACACCGCCCGCAAGGAAGTGATCAACGAGCCGGAGCTGCTGGCGGTCTTCGAAGAGCGCCCCGACTTCCGCTACGTGAGTGACATCGCGCCGGCGGCGGAGACCCTGGCGACGCTCAAAGAGAAGTACGCGGCGCGTCACTACGTCACGCCCGTCAAGCTCGGGGCGCAGACCGGCGAGGCCAACGTGAACGCGGGCCTGGCGGCCGCGCGGCAGATCGTCGCGTTCTTCGAGAACGGCGAGCGTCGCTTCGTGGTCAATCCGTAG
- a CDS encoding TIGR02265 family protein has protein sequence MIPNGSIRGSVVLSRLALVRRTKGDEAVKRVIGALPEADQKLFGGSVQSGGWYPFDAGERMDAAIAAELGGGDELFKQFGARSAEFNLGDTQKLFVEGQDPHGLLRSASAIYRLYYDTGSRTYHAQGAKKAILRTLQSKTYSTYDCLTVIGWHEKAIEMCGGRSPRVTHSKCRARGDDFCEYICEWG, from the coding sequence GTGATCCCGAACGGCTCAATCCGAGGCAGCGTGGTGCTCTCGCGCCTCGCCCTGGTGCGACGCACGAAGGGCGACGAGGCGGTGAAGCGCGTGATCGGCGCCTTGCCCGAGGCCGATCAGAAGTTGTTCGGGGGCAGCGTCCAGTCGGGTGGCTGGTATCCGTTCGATGCCGGGGAGCGCATGGACGCGGCGATCGCCGCCGAGCTGGGCGGCGGTGACGAGCTGTTCAAACAGTTCGGCGCCCGCTCGGCGGAGTTCAACCTGGGTGACACCCAGAAGCTATTTGTCGAGGGCCAGGATCCGCACGGGCTCTTGCGCAGTGCTTCGGCAATCTACCGTCTGTACTACGACACGGGGTCGCGCACGTACCACGCACAGGGCGCGAAGAAGGCCATCCTGCGCACGCTGCAGAGCAAGACCTACTCGACCTACGACTGTCTCACCGTGATCGGCTGGCACGAGAAGGCCATCGAGATGTGCGGGGGGCGCTCACCGCGCGTCACCCACAGCAAATGCCGGGCCCGGGGCGACGACTTTTGCGAGTACATCTGCGAGTGGGGTTGA
- a CDS encoding YaeQ family protein yields MALSATIYRWQVNVSDVDRGVYTTLDLRLARHPSENMRYLITRTLAYCLSYEEGIQFSKGGISSTDEPPISVYDPTGLLLAWIDIGSPAAERLHKASKAAPKVLLYTTSDLALLRKDAAGIHKVAAIEVFFIDPRLVDALEAKLDRNSSFELTHTDGHLYVTVAGATLDGSVERQSLVEPS; encoded by the coding sequence ATGGCGCTCTCTGCAACCATCTACCGCTGGCAGGTCAACGTCTCGGACGTCGACCGGGGGGTGTACACGACCCTCGATCTACGGCTCGCGCGGCACCCGTCCGAAAACATGCGGTACTTGATCACCCGCACGCTCGCCTACTGCCTCTCTTACGAAGAAGGCATTCAGTTCAGCAAGGGTGGGATCTCGTCGACGGATGAGCCGCCCATCTCCGTGTACGACCCGACGGGGCTCTTGCTCGCGTGGATCGACATCGGCTCCCCGGCGGCGGAGCGGCTGCACAAAGCGAGCAAAGCGGCGCCGAAGGTCCTGCTCTACACGACCTCGGACCTGGCGTTGCTCCGGAAGGACGCGGCCGGCATCCACAAGGTTGCCGCCATCGAAGTGTTCTTCATCGATCCCCGGCTGGTCGACGCCCTCGAAGCGAAGCTCGACCGCAACTCGAGCTTCGAGCTGACGCACACCGACGGCCACCTGTACGTGACGGTCGCGGGGGCGACCCTCGACGGCAGCGTCGAGCGCCAGAGCCTGGTGGAACCCAGCTGA
- a CDS encoding DUF2804 family protein: MREGPHGGGGAGRGGARPGGGGGGRGGGGGAGGGGAGGGGGRGGGGGGGGGGGRRSSTAEVELEFRPLGARRQRLELGILRSNFVQAYGTFHGTVTPAGLASAEVDGVFGVVENHDALW; encoded by the coding sequence TTGCGGGAGGGGCCACACGGGGGGGGGGGGGCGGGGCGGGGGGGCGCGCGCCCGGGGGGGGGGGGGGGGGGGCGGGGCGGCGGGGGGGGGGCGGGCGGGGGGGGGGCGGGGGGGGGGGGGGGGCGGGGGGGGGGGGGGGGGGGCGGGGGGGGGGGGGGGCGCAGGAGCTCAACCGCCGAGGTCGAGCTCGAGTTCCGCCCACTGGGTGCTCGGCGTCAACGCCTGGAGCTCGGGATCTTGCGCAGCAACTTCGTGCAGGCGTACGGCACCTTTCACGGAACCGTGACTCCCGCGGGTCTCGCTTCGGCAGAGGTCGACGGCGTGTTCGGCGTGGTCGAGAATCACGACGCGCTGTGGTGA